The DNA sequence AAAGAGAAAAATACTGGACTCTTGCCAGATGCAGAAGTAGATCTTTTCATGAAGGTAACTATTTTTTTCCAAACCAAGAACAAGAccgtatatatttatttgttactaaataaaaatacaattatgTTGCAGGCAACAGCAGTAGAGGGAGCCAAGAGCAGTCTAAAAACTGATTACATTCTCAAGGTAATAAATGCTAATTAAGTAGAAACTTAAGACATATAGCTAGAAGATTATTATGTCCTGAGGAGTGTTGATTGCAATTTAAttctttttgaataatttatcaAGCTAAAAACAAGTTTTTCTTTGGCCATATATTTTATGAGTTGGAATAAAAGGTTGACTGTAACAATCTCACTCCGCTAATTTTTTTGGTATAATATATacactaataatatatttattggcaTGAACTATAGCTGTTGGGACTCGATATATGCAAGGACACATTGGTTGGGGATGAAATGAAGAGAGGGATTTCGGGTGGACAAAGGAAACGAGTTACAACAGGTTACTTGTCCTAATTTTTTAGTACGTTAAAAATTCTTTCAAATTATTAAGATTGCTAgaatatttgtttaattttattcaattttgttAATGTGACGATTGTTCTTGTACCAAATTGTACCtccgaactttgatatgtaaCAAATCGTACTTCTTGAATTTTGACGTGTACTAAATCGTACCTCTTGAATTTTGACGTGTACTAAATCGTGTCTCTTGACAACAACCTTCCGTTGGTAAGATTGGACGGAAGTCGTTGAAtctaacaatttaaataattctgaagaatttttaatgttttaaaCAGTTCAAGTGGAGCAATTTTGTATATGTCAAATTTCTCGTATAATATTGTAGTTTTAAATAAAGTTTACTCAAAATAAAACCATTGGCATTTGGTATTATGTTGAAAAAAAAACAGGGGAGATGATTGTTGGACCTTCAAGAACTCTGTTCATGGATGAGATCTCAACTGGTTTAGATAGCTCCACAACATTTCAAATTGTCAAGTGTTTGAACCAGATTGTCCACCTCACTGAGGCCACCATTTTAATGTCCCTCTTGCAGCCTGATCCTGAGACGTTTGATCTTTTCGACGACATCATTCTCTTGTCTGAGGGTCAGATCGTCTATCAAGGCCCTAGAGACCACGTTCTCGAGTTCTTTGAGAGTTGTGGATTCAAATGCCCTGAAAGAAAAGGCACTGCCGATTACCTTCAAGAGGTAAACTATAACACGTGAGAATGGTCAAAAATTCAAAAGAATCAAACCCCATTAAGCTGAAACTAACTCTTTCATCATGTATAACAGGTTACATCAAGGAAAGATCAAGAGCAATATTGGTCACAAATGGACAAGCCTTATAGATACATATCAGTGACAGAATTCGCAAACAGATTTAAGGCATTCCATGTTGGTCTTCAGCTTGAGAATGAGTTGTTAGTCCCCTACAATAAGTCACAGAGCCATAAAGCTGCACTAGCATTCTCAAAATATTCAATTTCCAAAATGCAGCTTCTCAAGGTCTCCATGGACAGGGAGTGGCTCTTAATCAAGCGAACTATGCCTGTTTACATCTTCAAAACTGTTCAAATCATCATTGTTGCCATCATTGCCTCGACAGTGTTCTTAAAGTCTACACTACATATTTCATACGAAGACGGCTCCCTATACATCGGGGCAATCATATTCGCCATGATAGTCAACATGTTCAATGGTTTTGCTGAGTTATCCATGGCCATCATGAGACTGCCTGTGTTTTACAAGCAGAGGGATCTCCTTTTCTATCCTGCTTGGGCCTTCACCATACCGAATTTCCTGCTTCGAGTTCCTATCTCAATATTTGAGTCTTTGGCTTGGACAGCAGTGACATATTACACCATAGGCTACGCACCAGAAGCAAGCAGGTAAGCATTGATTATGTTTCATGTGTTATAGGCCTTAAATGAATAATGATAACTATGATTATGTTTTATCAAGATTGTCTTTATTTTTTCAGGTTTGCCAAGCAGCTATTGGTAATTTTTCTGATACAGCAAATGGCTGCTGGGCTATTTAGGCTTATGGCTGGATTGTGCAGAACCATGATTGTTGCTCACACTGGGGGTGCACTTTCTCTGCTAATATTGTTTTTACTTGGGGGTTTCATTCTTCCAAAAGGTTAGTCTTTTGAGGAAATTGATCAGTACCCAGTATGCATATTTGTGCTAATGAGAACCTACTTTAGGCTCTTGTAATAGTAGTTTTTCTTGTAATGGAACAGGACGAATTCCTGTATGGTGGTCATGGGGACACTGGCTTTCACCTCTTTCTTACGGTTTCAAAGCCTTAACTATCAATGAGATGCTTTCTCCAAGATGGATGCATAAACtggtaaataattttttctaaaaataataatagatttTGAGATAAAGGTAGCTGAAATTTAAGGTTAAAAAATGCAGGCACCAGGGAACATTACAAAGTTGGGTGTAGAAGTACTAGAGAATTTTGATGTCCCTCATGAACAATATTGGTATTGGATTGGTGTTGCTGCTCTTTTGGGGTTCACTATTCTCTTTAATGTTTTGTTTACCTTTTCACTTATGTACCTAAATGGTAAGACTTAAaaccaatttttctttttctttctttttctctcttacaTAAATTTGAGCATGTTTTACTAATTTTCATCTTTTTATGGTAATAGCTTTTGGGAAACCACAGGCAATCATATCCGAAGATGATACCAATAAGGAAGCTAACCAAGTGAAGTCTCAAATGAGTaagaaaaaaatactataaaccTTTAGGGAAAAAATTATGAACTTAAAATGAAGTGAATAAATTATTGTCATATGATAATCTTTCAGAAGAAATGCAACTCCTAGATGGGAAAAGAGGAATGGTTCTTCCATTTAAACCATTATCAATGTCATTTGACAGCATAAACTACTATGTGGATATGCCCCCAGTAAGACTCTAGTCTCATCAATACATTACTATCATTTTCTACTCGTTGTTTGACAACAACTTTAGGAGATGAGAAGTAATATACATgaattttcttttcattatAGGAAATGAAGGAACATGGTGTGACAGAGAACAAGCTACAGTTGTTGAGAGAAGTCACTGGAACATTTAGGCCTGGAGTCTTGACTGCTTTTATGGGAGTTAGTGGAGCAGGGAAGACAACACTCATGGATGTTCTAGCTGGAAGAAAAACTGGAGGATATATTGAAGGAGATATAAGAATCTCAGGCTTTCTTAAGAAACAAGAAACTTTTGCAAGAATTTCTGGTTATTGTGAACAAACTGATATTCATTCCCCACAAGTGACAGTCAAGGAGTCCTTAATTTACTCTGCCTTCCTAAGACTTCCTCAAGAAGTCAATGACAAGCAAAAAATGGTAGAAACTTTGACCATATATTAATAGTAGAGCTTCATACAACATTTTCTCTTAACTGGGATATCTTTTTTTTAGGCGTTTGTGGAAGAAGTGATTGAACTTGTGGAACTTAACAATCTCAAGGATGCCATAGTTGGGCTTCCAGGAATCACTGGTTTGTCCACTGAACAGAGGAAGAGACTAACAATAGCAGTGGAGCTTGTAGCTAATCCTTCAATCATATTCATGGATGAGCCAACTTCAGGCTTGGATGCTAGAGCAGCCGCCATTGTAATGAGGACAGTGAGAAATACTGTGGACACAGGAAGAACCGTTGTTTGCACCATTCATCAGCCTAGCATTGATATCtttgaagcctttgatgagcttCTACTTATGAAGAGAGGAGGACAAGTCATCTATTCAGGTCCATTAGGCCAGAACTCTCAAAAAGTTGTTGAATATTTTCAAGTGAGTATACACACATTAACTTTCTTAAATTTCTTCTACCCAATTTCATttcttacatatatatttaatctaTTCCAGGAAATTCCAGGACTGATTAAAATTAGAGACAAACAAAATCCAGCAGCCTGGATGCTTGAAGTAAGCTCAGAAGCATCTGAAGTTAGGCTTGGTATTGATTTTGCTGAGCACTTCAAGTCATCATCTTTGTACCAGTAAGTAGtacatagaaaaataaattatgaatCTTGGCACAAAATGTTATGACTAATCAACCAAACTTGCAGGCAAACCAAGAGTCTAGTCAAAAACTTGAGTTGTCCAGGTGAAGGAGCTACAGATCTCCATTTCCCAACTCAGTACTCCCAATCCACATGGGGACAGTTCAAATCTTGCTTATGGAAGCAATGGTGGACTTACTGGAGGAGCCCTAACTATAATTTGGTTCGATACTTTTTCACCTTTGTTGCTGCTCTAGTGCTTGGTTCAATCTTCTGGCAAGTTGGAACCAAAAGGTTAGAACTCAGATTAATTAGAACCTATTTATAcatcaaaagttttggtttCATTTCATGACAGCTCAAGCATAgtttttttgctttttcattttctttggtGAAATTACATAATCAGGGAGGACACGACAGATTTGACCATGATGATTGGAGCCATGTATGTAGCCGTGTTGTTTGTTGGGATCAATAATTGCTCAACTGTGCAACCTGTTGTGGCTATTGAGAGAACAGTTTTCTACCGAGAAAGAGCTGCTGGGATGTACTCAGCTCTCCCCTATGCCCTGGCCCAGGTCAGTGATTACTAACATTAAAGTTGCTATGCAATGGAACAGGAATCGAATGGaaaattgtgtttttctttttggGGTAAAATTAAAACTGAAACAACTCATGTTTGGTGTAAAAGTTTGGTTAAGTCTAGAGTACACTCTTTTAAGGAGTGTTTCCGTAAACTTTCTATCTATTTCAATAtcaagataattttttagtctaatttttttcataattgcgtatgttatagttatttaagatcacgtgtaaattttcaaaaaattctgaataatttacaataacaaaattaagAAATACCTATTTTATTGGACGCGCGACTATAGTAActatttaaatcttatttttaacattgtaaattattcgaaattttttaaaaatttacaagtgaTCTTAAATAGTTACAATTtattaatcataaaaaaaattaaactaaattttttttctaaatatcaAAACAGATAAAGAATCTACTAAAACGATCATTTATACCTCCAAAATAAACTTAAGGTTGGACCCTACACAAACATAAATTATGCACTTAAATTATATCATTGGACTGATTTTACAGATTTTATGgatcttaagagaaaaaaaaaaagttaattcgTAGGCCCTCGTGTATAAgaatatatgatatttttaaaatttataaaaaaaaataaaaattatacatattttaataagaatttttttGGGAGAAGGGGGCTTGACCCGAGGCATAGGCCTGGCTCGTCTTAGCCGAGTGCCGACCCTCTCCTGCCATGATCCCGAACCCCCATAACAAACACTCTTTCAGTGAGAACATCCCTccccaataaaaaaaatgatgtagCAGGAAAAGTTTATTAATATAACATGTAACTGTAAGCATTTGTTGAATGCAGGTGATTGTTGAGATACCATACATATTTGTTCAAACTACATATTATTCTGTTATAGTGTATGCAATGGTGAGCTTCCAATGGTCACTACCAAAGTTCCTCTGGTTCTTCTTCATCTCTTTCTTCTCCTTTCTCTACTTCACCTACTATGGAATGATGACCGTATCAATCACACCAAATCACGAAGTCGCCGCCATTTTTGCATCAGCATTTTATGCATTCTTCACTTTATTTTCAGGCTTCTTCATTCCCAAATCAGTAAGTCTttaattatcatatatattcatataaacACGAATAATATGGTTCAATCAAGTTAAAAATTAGACAATAAATGGATTGTTATGAAAATTCAGATGATTCCCAAGTGGTGGAGATGGTATTACTACATTTGCCCCTTGGCATGGACAGTATATGGATTGATTGTGACACAATATGGGGACATAGAAGAGACTATAAAG is a window from the Cannabis sativa cultivar Pink pepper isolate KNU-18-1 chromosome 1, ASM2916894v1, whole genome shotgun sequence genome containing:
- the LOC115707525 gene encoding ABC transporter G family member 36-like, which translates into the protein MDIENLFQNSSSGSRRQDNEDEEALRWAAIEKLPTYNRLRTSILASVVQNDNNDLHHATNNVVQKEVDVRKLNPNDRQKFMDTTFKVLDEDNERFLKKLRQRIERVQIQIPKVEVRFEQLRIEANCYVGHRALPTLLNASRNIAESALGLCGITLAKTTNLTILRNVSGIIKPSRMTLLLGPPSSGKTTLLLALAGKLDSNLQVQGQVSYNGYRVDEFVARKTSAYISQNDVHLGDLTVKETLDYSARFQGIGHRFDLLSELTRKEKNTGLLPDAEVDLFMKATAVEGAKSSLKTDYILKLLGLDICKDTLVGDEMKRGISGGQRKRVTTGEMIVGPSRTLFMDEISTGLDSSTTFQIVKCLNQIVHLTEATILMSLLQPDPETFDLFDDIILLSEGQIVYQGPRDHVLEFFESCGFKCPERKGTADYLQEVTSRKDQEQYWSQMDKPYRYISVTEFANRFKAFHVGLQLENELLVPYNKSQSHKAALAFSKYSISKMQLLKVSMDREWLLIKRTMPVYIFKTVQIIIVAIIASTVFLKSTLHISYEDGSLYIGAIIFAMIVNMFNGFAELSMAIMRLPVFYKQRDLLFYPAWAFTIPNFLLRVPISIFESLAWTAVTYYTIGYAPEASRFAKQLLVIFLIQQMAAGLFRLMAGLCRTMIVAHTGGALSLLILFLLGGFILPKGRIPVWWSWGHWLSPLSYGFKALTINEMLSPRWMHKLAPGNITKLGVEVLENFDVPHEQYWYWIGVAALLGFTILFNVLFTFSLMYLNAFGKPQAIISEDDTNKEANQVKSQMKEMQLLDGKRGMVLPFKPLSMSFDSINYYVDMPPEMKEHGVTENKLQLLREVTGTFRPGVLTAFMGVSGAGKTTLMDVLAGRKTGGYIEGDIRISGFLKKQETFARISGYCEQTDIHSPQVTVKESLIYSAFLRLPQEVNDKQKMAFVEEVIELVELNNLKDAIVGLPGITGLSTEQRKRLTIAVELVANPSIIFMDEPTSGLDARAAAIVMRTVRNTVDTGRTVVCTIHQPSIDIFEAFDELLLMKRGGQVIYSGPLGQNSQKVVEYFQEIPGLIKIRDKQNPAAWMLEVSSEASEVRLGIDFAEHFKSSSLYQQTKSLVKNLSCPGEGATDLHFPTQYSQSTWGQFKSCLWKQWWTYWRSPNYNLVRYFFTFVAALVLGSIFWQVGTKREDTTDLTMMIGAMYVAVLFVGINNCSTVQPVVAIERTVFYRERAAGMYSALPYALAQVIVEIPYIFVQTTYYSVIVYAMVSFQWSLPKFLWFFFISFFSFLYFTYYGMMTVSITPNHEVAAIFASAFYAFFTLFSGFFIPKSMIPKWWRWYYYICPLAWTVYGLIVTQYGDIEETIKVAGTTPDPTVKWYVENHFGYDPNFMGPTAAILVAFGAFFALMFAVCITKLNFQNR